In Stomoxys calcitrans chromosome 2, idStoCalc2.1, whole genome shotgun sequence, the following proteins share a genomic window:
- the LOC106096403 gene encoding histone PARylation factor 1-like — translation MPKEDCKYWDKCYQRNEQHLQKYNHPENKKSPQKLDGPPKRRSSEMERATTPTQDKEQQAEKDKYETEELRKEALANISGKDYMAILQKRIKLSEQQEYDNLLKSHEFIRHKFLVEMPPDFYAFWKFLEQLKPNLKGVEILEYLEKTFHLLAVGPFEFLAGRFNKAKLHEPGDYLRHWRFYYDPPEFQTVFVLKGTGVHYGYWRDDPHDKDSLLLARNDSTKSCEFEFVAANAFDCFLHFLEKDFKGSPFTAAAVASTKKSLQKFIETSEFQLEALEKVRRSRSLKVNCKTFHRGGIVVPYESKTELGYRPLLISDAELKKILDLFKAGGSSADDPNDDVKNAVMEKLQPIATAASIAVDECDFGTALELGIDLFCSGYTQLHKLLSTLLVQAYSLLHRPQFIAILKAHLEQRSKGLNLSIFDLDK, via the coding sequence ATGCCGAAGGAAGATTGCAAATATTGGGATAAGTGCTATCAGAGAAATGAACAGCATTTACAAAAATATAATCATCCGGAGAATAAGAAATCACCACAAAAACTAGATGGACCACCTAAACGCAGATCTTCAGAAATGGAGAGGGCCACTACGCCAACGCAGGATAAAGAACAGCAGGCTGAAAAGGATAAATATGAAACCGAGGAGCTGAGAAAAGAAGCGCTGGCAAATATCAGCGGTAAGGATTATATGGCTATCTTGCAAAAACGCATTAAGCTATCAGAACAACAAGAATATGACAATTTACTTAAGAGCCACGAGTTTATACGCCATAAGTTCTTGGTGGAAATGCCGCCAGATTTCTATGCCTTTTGGAAGTTTTTAGAGCAACTAAAGCCCAATCTAAAGGGCGTGGAGATTTTAGAGTATCTTGAGAAAACCTTCCACCTTCTAGCCGTTGGACCATTTGAATTTTTGGCCGGACGTTTCAACAAAGCAAAGCTTCATGAGCCTGGTGATTACCTGAGGCACTGGCGATTCTACTACGATCCTCCAGAATTTCAAACAGTCTTTGTGCTTAAGGGGACTGGGGTGCACTATGGCTATTGGCGTGATGATCCACATGATAAAGATTCTTTGTTGCTGGCTCGCAATGACTCGACCAAGAGCTGTGAATTTGAATTTGTAGCTGCCAATGCTTTTGATtgctttttacactttttggaAAAAGACTTCAAAGGATCTCCTTTCACAGCTGCAGCAGTGGCAAGCACCAAAAAATCCTTGCAAAAGTTTATTGAAACAAGTGAATTTCAGCTGGAAGCCCTGGAAAAGGTACGCCGAAGTCGCAGTCTTAAAGTTAATTGCAAAACGTTCCATCGTGGTGGCATAGTAGTGCCCTATGAATCTAAAACCGAGTTGGGTTATAGGCCACTCTTAATAAGCGAtgcagaattaaaaaaaatattggatttgttTAAAGCGGGTGGTTCGTCTGCGGATGATCCAAATGATGACGTTAAAAATGCAGTTATGGAAAAATTGCAACCTATAGCTACAGCAGCCAGTATAGCAGTAGATGAGTGCGATTTTGGAACGGCTTTAGAACTGGGCATTGATTTATTTTGTAGTGGCTATACGCAATTGCACAAGTTGCTAAGTACATTGCTGGTGCAGGCTTACTCTTTGCTGCATCGCCCTCAGTTTATTGCCATATTAAAAGCACATTTGGAACAAAGGTCTAAGGGACTAAATTTGAGTATTTTTGATTTAGATAAATAa
- the LOC106096343 gene encoding another transcription unit protein, which translates to MGYNNAENDSGSGSDSDSSSSRSRSRSRSNTPNAKTSNAESPASRKSRSGSDRSRSGTPAGSASGRSRTPSRSRSRSRSRSKSRSRSRSGSANSGHKSRSPTRSRSGTPHSKRSNSAGSHHSKTSKRSHRSRTHSGSPRPSKDATNAENEEESRSQSPNLQIDDRQSRSRSQTPRSRSGSRSRSRTPRRSRSGSESGSDFGGDKIKKKRKAVSSDSEAENDGKESPSKNKKSRIIDSDDSDNEDDAKKIDAQDIFGDADDISMSEDEEEKAKSDSGSEKGSRKSRSRSRSGSRSSSRGSRGTRSRTKSRSRSRTPRSRSGSRARSRSAERVAQTQREDEPEPIPETRIDVEIPRIVTDLGREIHFVKLPNFLSVDTRPFDPETYEDEIDEEETMDEEGRQRIKLKVSNTIRWREYMNNNGDMVKESNARFVRWSDGSMSLHLGNEIFDVYRQPLHGDHNHMFIRQGTGLQGQAVFRTKLTFRPHSTESFTHKKMTMSLADRSQKVSGIKILTQVGKDPTQDRLYNLKKEEEKLRQAMRTQNKPPPKNKKKGQDAHGAPGGGGYHQDEGSDDENVISLSAIKNKYNKKTNPAASSGPGADQKASAIYSSDDDEGSDFEGRRSKKVDKTKVVKALRDSDSESDVERGSEHSDSGDDDAGSKSGRSGSGSGSGSGSE; encoded by the exons ATGGGCTATAACAACGCAGAAAACGATAGCG ggtctGGATCAGACTCAGACTCTAGTAGCAGTCGCAGTCGTAGCCGTAGTCGCAGCAATACACCAAATGCAAAAACTAGCAATGCcga GTCACCCGCCTCTCGTAAATCTCGTAGTGGCAGTGATAGATCTCGATCTGGCACTCCTGCCGGTTCGGCATCGGGTCGTTCACGTACTCCTTCAAGATCTAGGTCTCGATCACGCTCTCGTTCCAAATCTAGATCACGTTCTCGTTCTGGTAGCGCCAATAGTGGTCATAAGTCACGTTCACCAACTAGATCTCGTTCTGGCACACCACACAGTAAACGTTCCAATTCGGCAGGGAGCCATCATTCTAAAACTTCCAAACGCTCTCATAGGAGTCGTACACACAGTGGCTCTCCACGTCCCAGCAAAGATGCAACCAATGCAGAAAATGAAGAGGAATCCCGATCCCAGTCTCCCAATCTTCAAATTGATGACAGGCAATCGCGTAGTAGATCTCAAACCCCACGCTCTCGCAGTGGTTCCCGTAGTAGGTCCAGAACTCCACGAAGATCTCGTAGTGGCTCAGAGTCTGGCAGCGATTTTGGTGgcgataaaattaaaaaaaagcgaAAAGCTGTATCAAGTGACTCAGAAGCAGAGAATGATGGCAAGGAGTCTCCTTCAAAGAATAAGAAATCTCGCATAATTGATTCCGATGACAGCGACAACGAAGatgatgcaaaaaaaattgatgCCCAAGATATTTTCGGCGATGCTGATGATATAAGTATGTCTGAAGATGAGGAAGAGAAAGCAAAATCTGATAGTGGCTCTGAGAAAGGATCACGTAAATCAAGATCCAGATCAAGGTCAGGGTCCAGATCGTCCTCCAGAGGTTCCAGAGGTACCCGGTCAAGAACCAAATCTCGTTCCAGATCTCGTACCCCGCGTTCACGTTCTGGATCTCGTGCTAGATCACGATCCGCAGAACGAGTTGCCCAAACACAAAGAGAAGATGAACCCGAGCCCATACCTGAAACACGTATTGATGTTGAAATTCCACGCATAGTAACAGATTTAGGTCGGGAAATCCACTTTGTGAAATTGCCAAATTTCTTGTCTGTTGACACAAGGCCCTTTGATCCCGAAACATATGAGGATGAAATTGACGAAGAAGAAACCATGGATGAGGAAGGTCGTCAACGTATCAAATTGAAAGTTAGTAACACCATCAGATGGCGTGAGTATATGAACAATAATGGCGATATGGTTAAAGAATCGAATGCACGTTTTGTGCGTTGGTCCGACGGCAGTATGTCTCTTCATTTGGGCAATGAAATATTTGATGTCTATCGTCAACCATTGCATGGCGACCACAATCACATGTTTATTCGTCAGGGTACAGGTCTTCAGGGACAGGCAGTTTTTCGCACAAAACTGACATTCCGACCACATTCAACCGAATCGTTTACTCACAAAAAGATGACCATGTCATTGGCTGATCGATCACAAAAAGTATCTGGCATCAAGATACTCACGCAAGTTGGCAAAGATCCAACACAAGATCGTTTGTATAATCTAAAGAAAGAAGAGGAGAAATTGCGACAAGCTATGCGCACTCAGAATAAACCCCCACCGAAGAATAAAAAGAAAGGACAAGATGCTCATGGTGCTCCCGGCGGTGGTGGCTATCACCAAGATGAAGGCAGTGATGATGAAAATGTCATTTCTCTAAGTGCCATCAAGAACAAGTACAATAAGAAAACTAATCCGGCTGCTTCTTCTGGTCCTGGGGCCGACCAAAAGGCCTCCGCCATATATTCATCCGATGATGATGAAGGCTCAGACTTTGAGGGTAGGCGTAGCAAGAAGGTGGATAAAACAAAAGTTGTTAAGGCATTGCGTGATTCGGATAGTGAGTCCGATGTTGAACGTGGCAGTGAACATAGCGACAGTGGCGACGATGATGCTGGAAGTAAGAGTGGACGTTCGGGAAGCGGAAGTGGCAGCGGTAGCGGAAGTGAATAA
- the LOC106096365 gene encoding CDC42 small effector protein homolog isoform X2, translated as MANTGDIWLQWFSCCFHQPQSPSRRRHQRLHIDRSMIGNPTNFVHTGHIGSADVELSTNHLNAIQTQMQSKGGYEMNSIQLQAC; from the exons ATGGCCAATACCGGCGATATATGGTTACAATGGTTTTCCTGCTGTTTTCATCAACCTCAATCACCCTCAAGACGGAGACATCAACGATTGCATATAGATCGTTCCATGATAGGAAAtcccacaaattttgtacacaccGGTCATATTGGTTCGGCTGATGTGGAACTATCTACCAATCATTTAAATGCAATACAAACACAAATGCAAAGTAAAGGGGGCTATGAAATGAATTCAATACAACTTCAG GCCTGCTGA
- the LOC106096404 gene encoding uncharacterized protein LOC106096404, whose product MGCPMGFGELNIPSSRAFWDDCDEDECPKTEAEKLQLKYESCPDGADWKNCKLMFVLEGPNIADFGQGTLLMNDSIKIATIPSKKSTLHFSPKKQMLIAIIDEDLNTSGEICDLLLALCKPQEVITLTIKPKVDYKSENIAAVREEITFLRSMEGELKDIAPLEAPNFIAGVAAGVCSWRSNENLKNQTYIAYTDNIALDPLAAKPIWKLLNDLNIECCSSYKPKKRDDSHLYM is encoded by the exons ATGGGCTGTCCTATGGGTTTTGGAGAATTAAACATTCCCTCTTCAAGAGCTTTTTGGGATGACTGTGATGAGGATGAATGCCCCAAGACTGAAGCAGAAAA GCTGCAATTGAAATATGAAAGCTGCCCCGATGGCGCTGATTGGAAAAATTGTAAACTCATGTTTGTACTTGAGGGTCCTAATATTGCAGATTTTGGCCAAGGCACATTGCTAATGAATGATAGTATAAAGATAGCCACAATACCTAGCAAGAAATCCACTTTGCATTTTTCTCCCAAAAAGCAAATGTTAATTGCCATAATAGACGAAGACTTGAACACAAGTGGTGAGATATGTGACCTCTTACTGGCACTATGTAAACCCCAGGAAGTAATCACATTGACAATAAAACCAAAAGTTGACTATAAAAGTGAAAACATAGCAGCTGTTAGAGAAGAGATAACATTTCTAAGATCCATGGAGGGAGAGTTGAAAGATATTGCGCCACTAGAAGCACCTAACTTTATAGCTGGTGTGGCAGCGGGAG TATGTTCTTGGCGCAGCAATGAGAACTTGAAGAACCAAACCTATATAGCATACACCGATAATATAGCCTTAGACCCATTGGCCGCAAAACCCATATGGAAGCTTTTAAATGATTTAAACATTGAATGTTGCAGCTCATACAAACCTAAGAAGCGTGATGATTCCCATTTATACATGTAA
- the LOC106096365 gene encoding uncharacterized protein LOC106096365 isoform X1 yields MSTAKRNFYEILNATPNATFEELKSNYKQLILQCHPDKLQQQLQNDTNTTTAAINATDKLENDLNNQEFVGLTEAWNCLRDPLKRKRYDAELLLNKFHTHSNVYAHIQLNEMKKCTITEIELEPELSYGQAPAVVVTQPAAGGVENHKEDQARMKNDCGGSDANAESYIYTYDCRCGGQYIVDESAEQYCRKVNRSKTNAASTVAGAGADDDADISPNNKNPKTACTGTAGVSMGAHVDHTLDGGGDHGHGGGGFASSKYLEEEEGSDDGDSDLIVECSECSLVIILNS; encoded by the coding sequence ATGTCCACAGCCAAgagaaatttctatgaaatcttgAATGCAACACCCAATGCCACATTTGAAGAGCTCAAATCAAACTATAAACAATTGATTTTACAATGTCATCCGGATAAATTACAACAGCAACTACAAAATgacaccaacaccaccactgcTGCTATCAACGCCACAGATAAATTAGAAAATGACCTTAATAATCAAGAATTCGTTGGCTTAACAGAGGCATGGAATTGTCTTAGAGACCCTTTGAAGCGCAAACGCTATGATGCTGAGCTATTGCTAAATAAATTCCATACGCACAGCAATGTCTATGCCCACATAcaattgaatgaaatgaaaaagtgTACCATCACTGAAATTGAACTCGAACCCGAACTCAGCTATGGACAGGCCCCAGCAGTAGTAGTCACACAGCCAGCAGCAGGGGGAGTTGAAAATCACAAAGAAGACCAAGCAAGAATGAAAAACGACTGCGGTGGCAGTGATGCGAACGCTGAATCGTATATTTATACATATGACTGCCGTTGTGGCGGTCAATATATTGTTGATGAGTCAGCTGAACAATATTGCCGCAAAGTCAATAGGAGTAAAACAAACGCCGCATCTACTGTGGCTGGTGCTGGTGCTGATGATGACGCAGACATCAGCCCAAACAATAAAAATCCCAAGACCGCTTGTACTGGTACTGCTGGTGTAAGCATGGGTGCTCATGTTGATCATACGCTTGATGGAGGCGGTGACCATGGTCATGGTGGGGGAGGTTTTGCTTCAAGTAAATATCTAGAAGAGGAAGAAGGCAGCGACGACGGTGACAGCGATTTGATTGTTGAGTGCAGTGAATGTTCTTTGGTGATTATATTAAATAGCTGa